From the Streptomyces pluripotens genome, one window contains:
- a CDS encoding AMP-dependent synthetase/ligase, which produces MPTPYPNTPASSGAPVSGTDYDGRPVLVEPEVRRLDGVVREASVPPFALRVARGSLADLPFENAGTAPGAVVFGRRTPDGRWTDVTAARFAEQVLAVAKGLIAEGLLPGDRIAVMARTRYEWTLLDFAAWAAGLVTVPVYPTSSIFQTRWILHDSGAVALITETAAQASAIGPELQRLPDLRHLWVMDEGHVEQLAEVGVRVPDGEVGVRRGMSGPDTLATLIYTSGTTGRPKGCALSHGNFFAEVDNAIELLYPVFKAQDEEPSVLLFLPMSHVFGRMVAIACVRSGVRLGHAPSLAAEDLLPDLAAFQPTCLLTIPYMLEKVYNSARATAEASGRAAVFDRAAAVARRYGEAVEMRQTGTGPGPGRALRTARAFYDPLVYRRIRTAMGGRVRHAVCGGSPLGRQLAAFYAGAGIEIFEGYGLTETTAASTVTPPLRPRLGTVGWPLPGTRVRIAADGEILVAGDHVLRGYWDPQAGGVVPATRDGWLPTGDLGALDDEGYLTITGRKKELLITAGGKSVAPAPLENWLRQHPLISQVMLVGDGRPYVAALITLDPDGITHWRRMIGKHPVPPELLCRDDELTAALQRAVDEANKLVSRPESIRRFTVLATDFREEQGHLTPSMKLRREQIMRDFAQEVEALYDH; this is translated from the coding sequence GTGCCCACTCCGTACCCGAACACCCCCGCCTCCTCCGGCGCACCCGTCAGCGGCACCGACTACGACGGCCGCCCGGTCCTGGTGGAGCCCGAGGTCCGGCGGCTGGACGGGGTCGTGCGGGAGGCGTCCGTCCCGCCGTTCGCGCTGCGGGTGGCCCGTGGATCGCTCGCCGACCTGCCGTTCGAGAACGCCGGAACGGCTCCCGGCGCGGTCGTGTTCGGCCGCCGGACGCCCGACGGCCGCTGGACGGACGTGACGGCCGCACGGTTCGCCGAGCAGGTGCTGGCGGTGGCCAAAGGGCTGATCGCCGAGGGGCTGCTGCCGGGCGACCGGATCGCCGTCATGGCCCGCACCCGGTACGAGTGGACACTGCTCGACTTCGCCGCCTGGGCCGCCGGCCTGGTCACGGTGCCCGTCTACCCGACCTCCTCGATCTTCCAGACCCGCTGGATCCTGCACGACTCCGGCGCGGTCGCCCTGATCACGGAGACCGCCGCCCAGGCCTCGGCCATCGGCCCCGAACTGCAGCGGCTGCCAGACCTGCGCCACCTGTGGGTGATGGACGAGGGGCACGTGGAACAGCTGGCCGAAGTGGGCGTGCGGGTGCCGGACGGTGAAGTGGGCGTACGCCGGGGAATGTCCGGCCCCGACACGCTCGCCACGCTCATCTACACCTCAGGTACCACCGGCCGCCCCAAGGGCTGTGCCCTCTCGCACGGCAACTTCTTCGCCGAGGTCGACAACGCCATCGAACTGCTCTACCCGGTCTTCAAGGCGCAGGACGAGGAGCCCTCGGTACTGCTGTTCCTGCCGATGTCGCACGTCTTCGGGCGGATGGTGGCCATCGCCTGCGTCCGGTCCGGAGTCCGCCTGGGCCACGCACCGAGCCTGGCGGCCGAGGACCTCCTGCCGGATCTGGCCGCTTTCCAACCGACCTGCCTGCTGACCATCCCCTACATGCTGGAGAAGGTCTACAACTCCGCGCGGGCCACGGCGGAGGCGTCCGGCCGGGCAGCGGTCTTCGACCGCGCCGCGGCCGTGGCCCGCCGGTACGGCGAGGCGGTCGAGATGCGGCAGACCGGCACCGGCCCGGGACCGGGCCGCGCCCTCAGGACTGCCCGCGCCTTCTACGACCCGCTCGTCTACCGCCGGATCCGCACCGCCATGGGCGGCAGGGTCCGTCACGCGGTCTGCGGTGGCTCCCCGCTCGGCCGGCAGCTGGCCGCGTTCTACGCCGGTGCCGGCATCGAGATCTTCGAGGGGTACGGCCTGACGGAGACCACGGCCGCGTCGACCGTCACCCCGCCGCTGAGGCCGAGACTGGGTACGGTCGGTTGGCCGTTGCCCGGCACCCGGGTGCGGATAGCGGCCGACGGCGAGATCCTCGTCGCCGGCGACCACGTCCTGCGCGGTTACTGGGACCCGCAGGCAGGCGGAGTCGTGCCCGCCACGCGTGATGGCTGGCTGCCCACCGGCGACCTCGGAGCATTGGACGACGAGGGATACCTCACCATCACCGGCCGCAAGAAGGAACTCCTGATCACAGCGGGCGGCAAATCGGTGGCACCGGCCCCACTGGAGAACTGGCTGCGCCAGCACCCGCTGATCTCCCAGGTGATGCTGGTCGGCGACGGCCGACCGTATGTCGCCGCGCTGATCACCCTGGACCCCGACGGCATCACCCACTGGCGCCGGATGATCGGCAAGCACCCGGTTCCCCCGGAACTCCTCTGCAGGGACGACGAGCTGACGGCGGCTCTGCAGCGGGCCGTGGACGAGGCGAACAAGCTGGTGTCCCGCCCCGAGTCCATCCGCCGCTTCACCGTCCTGGCGACGGACTTCAGGGAGGAACAGGGCCACCTCACCCCCTCGATGAAGCTCCGGCGCGAGCAGATCATGCGGGACTTCGCCCAGGAGGTGGAGGCGCTGTACGACCACTGA
- a CDS encoding DUF4229 domain-containing protein, which produces MLRYTLMRLGIYVGCLVVVWGAVYSGIFPRGFGNSNFLWVLLLALVLSAPISWVVLRKERDRASVQIVGKVDRMKANLEANRNQEDAVDDSARAQGGATSPS; this is translated from the coding sequence ATGCTCCGCTACACGCTGATGCGCCTCGGCATCTACGTCGGCTGCCTCGTGGTCGTCTGGGGAGCCGTCTACTCCGGCATCTTCCCGCGCGGTTTCGGCAACTCCAACTTCCTCTGGGTCCTCTTGCTCGCCCTGGTCCTCTCGGCACCGATCAGCTGGGTCGTGCTACGCAAGGAACGGGACCGGGCCTCGGTGCAGATCGTGGGCAAGGTCGACCGGATGAAGGCCAACCTGGAGGCCAACCGCAACCAGGAGGACGCCGTGGACGACTCCGCGCGGGCACAGGGTGGGGCGACCTCGCCCAGCTAG
- a CDS encoding GNAT family N-acetyltransferase produces the protein MPLTFTLDPAITPVLRDGILDLWADVSNAGGAVGFVPPVSREEIRPELLRHFVQLAEGRCRLLVGHDESGEVAATAFLTRNAHRLMTHWLWLYTVMVHPRHQGKGYGRDLLAAAADAARGIDGIEAIRLTCRGGLGLERFYASCGYKEVGRVPGAIRVAPGDDREDVIMLLPLG, from the coding sequence ATGCCGCTTACCTTCACCCTGGATCCCGCCATCACCCCGGTTCTGCGAGACGGCATCCTCGATCTGTGGGCGGACGTTTCCAACGCGGGCGGTGCCGTGGGCTTCGTACCCCCGGTGTCCAGGGAGGAGATCCGGCCGGAGCTGCTGCGTCACTTCGTCCAGCTGGCCGAGGGACGTTGTCGACTGCTCGTCGGGCACGACGAGAGCGGTGAAGTGGCCGCGACTGCCTTCCTCACCCGCAACGCACACCGGCTGATGACCCACTGGTTGTGGCTGTACACGGTGATGGTGCACCCGCGGCACCAGGGCAAGGGCTACGGCCGCGACCTGCTGGCCGCTGCCGCGGACGCGGCCCGGGGCATCGACGGCATCGAGGCGATACGGCTGACCTGTCGGGGCGGGCTCGGCCTGGAGCGCTTCTACGCGTCCTGCGGCTACAAGGAGGTCGGCCGGGTGCCCGGCGCCATCCGTGTCGCCCCGGGTGACGACCGCGAGGACGTCATCATGCTGCTCCCCCTCGGCTGA
- the mqnE gene encoding aminofutalosine synthase MqnE: MDVGLKRELEEKVRSGERLTREDGIALYESDDLAWLGGLAHEVRRRKNGDVVHFNVNRHLNMTNVCTASCAYCSFQRKPGEKDAYTMRIEEAVRLAKTMESENLTELHIVNGLHPNLPWRYYPRSLRELKAALPGVSLKAFTATEIHHFETISGLSASEILDELIDAGLESLTGGGAEIFDWEVRQHIVDHRTHWEDWSRIHRLAHEKGLKTPCTMLYGHIEEPRHRVDHVLRLRELQDETGGFQVFIPLRYQHDFVDMKDGKIRNRLQARTRMATGAEALKTFAVSRLLFDNVPHVKVFWVMHGVQTAQLALQHGADDMDGSVVEYKITHDADNYGTPNKLTREDLLELIRDAGFRPVERNTRYEVIREYDGPDPLRRESPQPMRV, from the coding sequence ATGGACGTCGGGCTCAAGCGCGAGCTGGAGGAGAAGGTCCGCTCCGGTGAGCGGCTGACCCGCGAGGACGGCATCGCCCTGTACGAGTCGGACGACCTGGCCTGGCTGGGCGGCCTGGCCCACGAGGTGCGGCGCCGTAAGAACGGCGATGTCGTGCACTTCAACGTCAACCGGCACCTCAACATGACCAATGTGTGCACGGCCTCCTGCGCCTACTGCTCGTTCCAGCGCAAGCCGGGCGAGAAGGACGCGTACACGATGCGCATCGAGGAGGCCGTCAGGCTCGCCAAGACGATGGAGTCGGAGAACCTCACCGAGCTGCACATCGTCAACGGCCTGCACCCCAACCTGCCGTGGCGCTACTACCCACGATCGCTGCGGGAACTGAAGGCCGCCCTCCCGGGCGTCTCCCTGAAGGCCTTCACCGCGACGGAGATCCACCACTTCGAGACGATCTCCGGGCTGAGTGCGAGCGAGATCCTGGACGAATTGATCGACGCGGGCCTTGAGTCCCTCACCGGTGGTGGCGCCGAGATCTTCGACTGGGAGGTCCGACAGCACATCGTGGACCACCGAACCCACTGGGAGGACTGGTCCCGTATCCACCGTCTGGCGCACGAGAAGGGGCTCAAGACCCCGTGCACCATGCTCTACGGTCACATCGAGGAGCCCCGGCACCGCGTCGACCACGTGCTGCGGCTGCGTGAGCTGCAGGATGAGACCGGTGGTTTCCAGGTCTTCATCCCACTGCGTTACCAGCACGACTTCGTGGACATGAAGGACGGCAAGATCCGCAACCGGCTCCAGGCCCGGACCCGGATGGCGACCGGCGCCGAGGCACTGAAGACCTTCGCCGTCTCCCGGCTGCTGTTCGACAACGTCCCGCACGTGAAGGTGTTCTGGGTGATGCACGGTGTGCAGACTGCCCAGCTGGCCCTCCAGCACGGTGCCGACGACATGGACGGCTCGGTCGTCGAATACAAGATCACACACGACGCGGACAACTACGGCACCCCGAACAAGCTGACCCGCGAGGACCTGCTGGAGCTGATCCGGGACGCCGGCTTCCGCCCGGTGGAGCGCAACACCCGCTACGAGGTCATCCGGGAGTACGACGGCCCGGACCCCCTGCGCCGGGAGTCGCCGCAGCCGATGCGGGTGTGA
- a CDS encoding Lrp/AsnC family transcriptional regulator, whose amino-acid sequence MDAVDRQLIQALRENGRASYAELGRLVGLSGPSVTDRINRLEAAGVITGYRATVDAASLGLGVTALIGISLSDAADHEDVAQRLRDLSEIEDCWFIAGDDSFMLKARAADVDGLEKIIRRLSGTKGVSRTRTTIVLSTKWENRVGELPDEV is encoded by the coding sequence ATGGACGCGGTGGACAGGCAACTCATCCAGGCCCTGAGGGAGAACGGCCGGGCCTCCTACGCGGAGCTGGGACGCCTCGTCGGTCTGTCGGGGCCCAGTGTCACCGACCGCATCAACCGGCTGGAGGCGGCCGGTGTCATCACCGGTTACCGCGCCACGGTGGACGCGGCCTCGCTCGGTCTCGGCGTCACCGCGCTGATCGGCATTTCGCTCTCCGACGCCGCTGACCACGAGGACGTGGCCCAGCGGTTGCGGGACCTGTCGGAGATCGAGGACTGCTGGTTCATCGCCGGTGACGACTCCTTCATGCTCAAGGCCCGGGCGGCGGACGTGGACGGTCTGGAGAAGATCATCCGACGGCTCAGCGGAACCAAGGGAGTCTCCCGGACCCGCACCACCATCGTGCTCTCCACCAAGTGGGAGAACCGGGTCGGAGAACTGCCGGACGAGGTGTAG
- a CDS encoding UbiX family flavin prenyltransferase, producing MNAGETQRAPWIVGVSGASGTPYAAAVLRALLGAGEAVDLVVSRASRLTLLDETGISFRDAHWQDDLRQWLAQGADGKPGTFDVDVSGVRYWAAGDLAAGPSSGSYPAKGMLIVPASTACVAGVALGLSKDLLQRAASVTLKERRSLVVAVRETPLDGRTLRHLVALDDAGATVVPASPAFYAGATHIQDLVDFVAGRVLDAAGVGHGLYRRWRGELGGGRPDR from the coding sequence GTGAACGCAGGAGAAACGCAGCGCGCGCCTTGGATCGTGGGGGTGTCCGGAGCTTCCGGGACGCCATATGCGGCGGCTGTGCTGCGGGCCCTGCTGGGGGCGGGGGAGGCGGTGGACCTGGTGGTCAGCCGGGCCTCGCGGCTGACGCTGCTGGACGAGACCGGGATCTCGTTCCGGGACGCCCACTGGCAGGACGACCTGCGGCAATGGTTGGCGCAGGGGGCCGACGGCAAGCCCGGAACCTTCGACGTGGACGTCAGCGGGGTGCGGTACTGGGCCGCGGGAGACCTCGCCGCCGGCCCGTCCTCGGGGTCGTACCCGGCGAAGGGGATGCTCATCGTGCCCGCCTCCACGGCCTGCGTGGCCGGGGTGGCGCTCGGCCTGTCCAAGGATCTGCTGCAGCGGGCGGCGAGCGTCACGCTGAAGGAGCGCCGGTCGCTGGTCGTCGCGGTGCGGGAGACCCCCCTCGACGGCCGGACACTGCGACACCTCGTGGCGCTGGACGATGCCGGTGCCACCGTCGTCCCGGCCTCTCCCGCCTTCTACGCGGGAGCCACCCACATCCAGGATCTGGTCGACTTCGTGGCCGGGCGGGTCCTGGACGCGGCGGGCGTGGGGCACGGGCTGTACCGACGGTGGCGGGGTGAACTGGGCGGCGGGAGGCCGGACCGGTAG
- the mqnP gene encoding menaquinone biosynthesis prenyltransferase MqnP yields MSSASAAIPQPGRTKAFLRLVMIEHSVFALPFAYIASLTAMYETDRHIHWGRLLLVTVCMVGLRTFAMAVNRIIDREIDARNPRTAHRELVTGAMTVRHAWTGALIALVVFLGAAALLNPLCLALAPVAVIPMVVYPYGKRFTNFPQAILGLAQAMGPIGGWLAISGSWSWEAVILGLAVGVWIGGFDLIYACQDVEADREIGVLSVPARFGVPAAIWGARACHTVTTALFVWYALITGAGAFFWLGLVVVAGAFVYEHRIVRPHDLSRLNRAFFSVNGFIGIALFVCALLDLLLRGLTL; encoded by the coding sequence GTGAGCAGCGCCTCCGCAGCGATTCCGCAGCCCGGTCGCACCAAGGCCTTCCTACGCCTGGTGATGATCGAGCACTCCGTCTTCGCCCTGCCCTTCGCCTACATCGCCTCCCTCACCGCGATGTACGAAACGGACCGGCACATCCACTGGGGCCGGCTGCTGCTGGTCACCGTCTGCATGGTCGGGCTGCGCACGTTCGCGATGGCGGTCAACCGGATCATCGACCGCGAGATCGACGCCCGTAACCCCCGGACGGCGCACCGCGAACTCGTGACCGGTGCGATGACCGTCCGTCACGCCTGGACCGGTGCCCTGATCGCCCTGGTGGTCTTCCTGGGCGCTGCCGCCCTGCTCAACCCGCTGTGCCTCGCCCTGGCGCCGGTCGCGGTGATCCCGATGGTGGTCTACCCCTACGGCAAGCGGTTCACCAACTTCCCGCAGGCCATCCTGGGGCTCGCCCAGGCCATGGGGCCCATCGGCGGCTGGCTCGCGATCTCCGGCTCCTGGTCCTGGGAAGCAGTGATCCTCGGACTCGCCGTGGGCGTCTGGATCGGCGGCTTCGACCTGATCTACGCCTGTCAGGACGTCGAGGCCGACCGCGAGATCGGCGTCCTGTCGGTCCCGGCCCGATTCGGCGTCCCGGCGGCCATCTGGGGTGCCCGAGCCTGCCACACGGTCACGACGGCCTTGTTCGTCTGGTACGCCCTGATCACTGGAGCCGGTGCCTTCTTCTGGTTGGGCCTGGTGGTCGTCGCGGGCGCGTTCGTCTACGAGCACCGCATCGTGCGCCCCCACGATCTATCCCGCCTGAACCGGGCGTTCTTCTCGGTCAACGGCTTCATCGGCATTGCACTGTTCGTGTGCGCGTTGCTGGACCTCCTGCTCCGCGGACTGACCCTCTGA
- a CDS encoding menaquinone biosynthesis decarboxylase has product MAYDDLRSLLRALEREGDLKRIKAEVDPSLEVGEIVDRVQKSGGPALLFENVKGSAMPLAMNVFGTDRRLLKALGLTSYGEISEKIGGLLRPELPHGFVGVREAFGKLGAMAHVPPKKVKPDSAPVQEVVLHGDEVDLERLPALFTWPKDGGSFFNLGLTHTKDPESGIRNLGLYRLQRHDKRTIGMHWQIHKDSRNHYQVAARRGERLPVAIAFGCPPAVTYASTAPLPGDIDEYLFAGFIAGKRIEMVDCKTVPLQVPANAEVVLEGWLEPGEMLPEGPFGDHTGFYTPQEPFPALKIDCVTMRRRPLLQSIVVGRPPTEDGPLGRATERFFLPLLKIIVPDIVDYHLPEAGGFHNCAIVSIDKKYPKHAQKVMHAVWGAHMMSLTKLIVVVDADCDVHDLHEVAWRALGNTDYARDLTVVEGPVDHLDHASYQQFWGGKAGIDATRKWPEEGYTRDGGWPDMVESDPGTAERVTRRWKEYGL; this is encoded by the coding sequence ATGGCTTACGACGATCTTCGCTCCCTGCTGCGGGCGCTGGAGCGCGAGGGAGACCTCAAGCGCATCAAGGCCGAGGTCGACCCCTCTCTGGAAGTCGGGGAGATCGTCGACCGGGTGCAGAAGTCCGGTGGACCGGCGCTGCTCTTCGAGAACGTCAAGGGGTCCGCGATGCCCCTGGCGATGAACGTCTTCGGCACCGACCGTCGGCTGCTGAAGGCGCTGGGCCTGACGTCGTACGGCGAGATCTCCGAAAAGATCGGCGGTCTGCTGCGGCCCGAGCTGCCGCACGGTTTCGTCGGCGTGCGCGAGGCCTTCGGGAAACTGGGCGCGATGGCCCACGTGCCACCGAAGAAGGTGAAACCCGACAGCGCACCCGTGCAGGAGGTCGTCCTGCACGGCGACGAGGTCGACCTGGAGCGGTTGCCGGCCCTGTTCACCTGGCCGAAGGACGGTGGCTCCTTCTTCAATCTGGGCCTCACCCACACCAAGGACCCCGAGAGCGGCATCCGCAACCTCGGCCTGTACCGACTGCAGCGCCACGACAAGCGCACCATCGGCATGCACTGGCAGATCCACAAGGACAGCCGCAACCACTACCAGGTGGCGGCCCGGCGCGGTGAGCGCCTCCCGGTCGCGATCGCCTTCGGCTGTCCCCCCGCCGTCACCTACGCTTCCACCGCCCCGCTGCCGGGAGACATCGACGAGTACCTCTTCGCGGGGTTCATCGCGGGCAAGCGGATCGAGATGGTCGACTGCAAGACGGTCCCGCTGCAGGTGCCCGCGAACGCCGAGGTGGTCCTGGAGGGCTGGCTGGAACCGGGCGAGATGCTGCCCGAGGGTCCCTTCGGCGACCACACCGGTTTCTACACCCCGCAGGAGCCGTTCCCGGCGCTGAAGATCGACTGTGTGACGATGCGCAGGCGTCCGTTGCTCCAGTCGATCGTCGTGGGCCGCCCACCGACGGAGGACGGCCCGCTCGGCCGCGCCACCGAACGCTTCTTCCTCCCCCTGCTGAAGATCATCGTTCCGGACATCGTGGACTACCACCTCCCCGAGGCGGGCGGCTTCCATAACTGTGCGATCGTCTCGATCGACAAGAAGTATCCGAAGCACGCGCAGAAGGTGATGCACGCGGTGTGGGGGGCACACATGATGTCCCTGACCAAGCTCATCGTGGTCGTGGACGCCGACTGCGACGTCCACGACCTGCACGAGGTCGCGTGGCGGGCCCTCGGCAACACGGACTACGCCCGTGACCTCACGGTCGTCGAAGGCCCCGTCGACCACCTCGACCACGCTTCCTACCAGCAGTTCTGGGGCGGCAAGGCGGGGATCGACGCCACGCGGAAATGGCCGGAGGAGGGCTACACACGCGACGGGGGCTGGCCGGACATGGTGGAGTCGGACCCCGGCACGGCCGAACGGGTGACCCGGCGCTGGAAGGAGTACGGACTGTGA
- a CDS encoding PLD nuclease N-terminal domain-containing protein yields MLRYLPFLLVLALWIYAFVDCLNTPEEEVRHLPKLGWVIIILLFGEVLVGPVAWLLTGRARLAPADGSTPSEWHRDAAENWVAPDDNPEFLKSLNTENRQDGGPKGRMGNAGDEGGTGDKGDDSKSHD; encoded by the coding sequence ATGCTCAGGTATCTGCCGTTCCTGCTGGTCCTGGCACTGTGGATCTACGCCTTCGTGGACTGTCTGAACACCCCTGAGGAAGAGGTGCGCCACCTGCCGAAGCTGGGATGGGTGATCATCATCCTGCTGTTCGGTGAGGTCCTGGTCGGCCCGGTCGCCTGGTTGCTGACGGGCAGGGCGCGACTCGCCCCGGCGGATGGCTCCACCCCCTCGGAGTGGCATCGCGACGCCGCCGAGAACTGGGTCGCTCCCGATGACAACCCCGAGTTCCTCAAGTCCCTGAACACGGAGAACCGGCAGGACGGCGGGCCCAAGGGGCGCATGGGGAACGCCGGGGACGAAGGGGGCACGGGGGACAAGGGCGACGACTCGAAGAGCCACGACTGA
- a CDS encoding nucleoside deaminase — protein sequence MEEQQARTWLATAVEEARTGLAEGGIPIGAALYGADGALLGRGHNRRVQDDDPSMHAETAAFRAAGRQRTYRGTTMVTTLSPCWYCSGLVRQFGISHVVIGEARTFRGGHDWLARHGVRIVLLDDPECVEMMRDFIGRNPALWHEDIGA from the coding sequence GTGGAAGAACAGCAGGCCCGTACCTGGCTCGCCACCGCCGTCGAAGAGGCCCGCACCGGACTCGCCGAGGGCGGCATCCCGATCGGCGCCGCGCTCTACGGCGCCGACGGTGCCCTGCTCGGCCGCGGCCACAACCGCCGCGTCCAGGACGACGACCCCTCGATGCACGCGGAGACGGCCGCCTTCCGCGCGGCGGGGCGGCAGCGCACCTACCGCGGCACGACCATGGTCACCACCCTCTCCCCCTGCTGGTACTGCAGCGGTCTGGTCCGCCAGTTCGGCATCTCGCACGTGGTGATCGGTGAGGCCAGGACGTTCCGGGGCGGCCACGACTGGCTGGCCCGGCACGGGGTGCGGATCGTGCTCCTGGACGATCCGGAGTGCGTGGAGATGATGCGTGACTTCATCGGGCGCAACCCGGCCCTGTGGCACGAGGACATCGGCGCGTAG
- a CDS encoding condensation domain-containing protein: MRITDIQRCDVRPGRLVEWTLSPATVATAAALPEDSRPPAYIQESHIRTAKCVRDDGLFVPTWLGSAFDLPGPVDLDLLQEALRAWTVRHETLRSGFRWTGRSGDELRRFTLDPADVSLCREVVGDFSDADDLVRHLQDRFDAVADALRWPNLIYTAVVRDDGASVYMAFDHSNVDAYSLHRIAAEIHDLYTTGLTGAEPDCRVPAASYVDFCQIERADADGIDDRHAIVGRWREFIRRCDGKLPGFPVDLGLEPGGRLPRQRMLCEPLADADEAAAFEAYCRPYGGSLAGLLAATALTVHELGGQPVYRTVVPFHTRMKSRWGDSVGWYVGGAPIEVPVGRSPDFPDTLRAVRAELRANRSLARMPLARVLSLLGADFRPTSPDLYSIVSYLDARAIPGAERWAELKAHALLRVSYGDQVCVWVNRLPEGLWLASRYPDTDTAAKNLGLYAERLRDHIASVARGGPALP; the protein is encoded by the coding sequence GTGCGAATCACTGACATCCAGCGCTGCGACGTCCGGCCGGGACGGCTCGTCGAGTGGACGCTGAGCCCGGCAACCGTCGCGACGGCAGCGGCGCTGCCGGAGGACTCCCGGCCACCCGCCTACATCCAGGAGTCGCACATCAGGACGGCCAAGTGCGTCCGGGACGACGGCCTGTTCGTGCCGACGTGGCTCGGCTCCGCCTTCGACCTGCCGGGTCCGGTCGACCTCGATCTGCTGCAGGAGGCGCTGCGTGCCTGGACGGTGCGGCACGAGACGCTGCGCAGCGGCTTCCGCTGGACCGGCCGCTCGGGCGACGAACTGCGCCGGTTCACGCTCGACCCCGCCGACGTGTCCCTGTGCCGGGAGGTGGTCGGCGACTTCTCCGACGCGGACGACCTCGTCCGGCACCTCCAGGACCGCTTCGACGCGGTCGCGGACGCACTGCGCTGGCCGAACCTGATCTACACGGCCGTGGTACGGGACGACGGAGCCAGCGTGTACATGGCCTTCGACCACAGCAACGTCGACGCCTATTCACTGCACCGCATCGCCGCCGAGATCCACGATCTGTACACGACGGGGCTGACCGGGGCCGAACCCGACTGCCGTGTCCCGGCGGCCAGTTACGTCGATTTCTGCCAGATCGAGCGGGCGGACGCCGACGGCATCGACGACCGGCACGCGATCGTGGGCCGCTGGCGCGAGTTCATCCGCCGCTGCGACGGGAAACTGCCGGGCTTCCCGGTCGACCTGGGCCTGGAGCCGGGCGGCCGGCTGCCCCGCCAGCGGATGCTGTGCGAGCCACTGGCGGACGCCGACGAGGCAGCGGCCTTCGAGGCGTACTGCAGGCCCTACGGCGGCAGCCTGGCCGGCCTGCTGGCCGCGACCGCGCTCACCGTCCACGAGCTGGGCGGACAACCCGTGTACCGGACGGTGGTGCCGTTCCACACCCGGATGAAGTCCCGATGGGGCGACTCGGTGGGGTGGTACGTGGGTGGCGCACCCATCGAGGTGCCCGTGGGTCGCTCCCCCGATTTCCCGGACACCCTGCGGGCGGTGCGCGCCGAGCTGCGGGCGAACCGTTCCCTGGCCCGGATGCCGTTGGCTCGGGTGCTGAGCCTGCTCGGCGCGGACTTCCGGCCGACCTCACCGGACCTCTACTCGATCGTCTCCTACCTCGACGCCCGGGCCATCCCCGGCGCCGAGCGGTGGGCGGAGCTGAAGGCGCACGCGCTGCTGCGGGTGTCGTACGGGGACCAGGTGTGCGTGTGGGTGAACCGGCTGCCCGAAGGCCTGTGGCTGGCGAGCCGGTACCCGGACACGGACACGGCGGCGAAGAACCTTGGGCTGTACGCCGAGCGACTGCGGGACCACATCGCCTCGGTGGCACGCGGCGGCCCGGCCCTGCCGTGA
- a CDS encoding SRPBCC family protein — protein sequence MSGSIEQGTSQTHGNTHILHFLVRIPRRMEDVWSAVATPEGLGEWFTAVDVLEPRLDGPVVLRDLGAGRITAWDVDRVAEYTVGEGGRIRFHLERDGDAASVLRFTREFQGESAGESESHWRTRFERLIEKMGSV from the coding sequence ATGAGCGGTTCCATCGAACAGGGCACCAGCCAGACGCACGGGAACACGCACATACTCCACTTTCTGGTGCGCATCCCGCGCCGCATGGAAGACGTCTGGTCGGCGGTGGCCACCCCCGAGGGGCTCGGGGAATGGTTCACCGCCGTCGACGTTCTCGAACCCCGGCTCGACGGCCCGGTCGTTCTGCGCGATCTGGGCGCCGGGCGGATCACCGCCTGGGACGTGGACCGGGTCGCGGAGTACACGGTGGGGGAGGGCGGCCGGATCCGGTTCCACCTGGAGCGGGACGGCGACGCGGCGAGCGTGCTGCGCTTCACCCGGGAGTTCCAGGGGGAGAGCGCGGGTGAGTCGGAGTCCCACTGGCGGACCAGATTCGAACGGTTGATCGAGAAGATGGGGTCTGTGTAA